In a genomic window of Meleagris gallopavo isolate NT-WF06-2002-E0010 breed Aviagen turkey brand Nicholas breeding stock chromosome 1, Turkey_5.1, whole genome shotgun sequence:
- the LOC104909717 gene encoding zinc finger protein 70-like, protein MEEQPASPASDSPFSLRRVCISEDEPEDEDQEETLEEDTTQVQMEKDSLKQDRIGSPRCSARCWQGRGSLIPQGMESPGQRVGEEPEELQPCRKHRLNLKPKTSLLPTSPGEGERAEEPGPSRGKRLRLIWGQSSDFQQKKNLGENGLEEGPMLPQSIEEEEEEGKASRSCSPEPPLHGNARPKPDFVQLIDEHGIYSTAKLVLGSAAGELEEAAVVLPPHLKRGASGAAEFEIREVIVDEKPFQCGVCEKAFKRAWELFSHEVVHNEERPFRCDLCEASFKRHSDFKSHRLVHTEERPFRCELCGKRFKRSSNLQEHRRIHTGERPFHCACCDKSFKTPYELQRHTLTHCTEKPFKCADCGKDFPTSNALLLHQRQHCDDKPHVCGVCGKKFTYGHSLKVHERVHTGDRPFVCPLCGKGFKQSNALSSHERVHTGERPFVCKTCGKAFKQSSYLVIHERAHTGERPYKCEACGKAFARPSLLLQHHRVHSQERPYKCSFCHKFFKDLAYLAVHEKVHTGETPYKCSVCDKGFAHPSNLLQHQRVHRDG, encoded by the coding sequence ATGGAAgagcagccagcttctccagcttCTGATTCTCCCTTTTCTCTGCGGCGGGtctgcatttctgaagatgAACCTGAAGATGAAGATCAGGAGGAAACTCTGGAGGAGGATACAACCCAAGTACAGATGGAGAAAGACTCACTGAAGCAAGACAGGATTGGTTCCCCTCGATGTTCAGCACGGTGCTGGCAAGGACGAGGTTCTCTCATCCCACAGGGCATGGAAAGCCCAGGCCAAAGGGTGGGAGAGGAacctgaggagctgcagccatgcaggaAGCACCGGCTGAACCTGAAGCCCAAAACAAGCCTGCTTCCAACATCtccaggagaaggagaaagagctgAAGAGCCAGGGCCCTCAAGGGGAAAGAGGCTGCGCTTGATCTGGGGCCAGTCCAGTGACttccaacagaagaaaaacctcGGGGAGAACGGGTTGGAGGAAGGTCCCATGTTGCCTCAGAGCattgaagaggaggaagaggagggaaaagCTTCTCGGTCTTGCTCCCCCGAGCCACCTCTTCATGGGAATGCTCGTCCCAAGCCAGATTTTGTGCAACTGATTGATGAGCATGGCATTTACTCCACGGCCAAGCTGGTGTTGGGCAGCGCGGCGGGTgagctggaggaggcagcagtggTGCTGCCCCCACACCTGAAGCGTGGAGCGAGCGGGGCCGCCGAGTTTGAGATCCGTGAGGTGATTGTGGACGAGAAGCCCTTCCAGTGTGGTGTGTGCGAGAAAGCCTTCAAACGTGCTTGGGAGCTCTTCAGCCATGAGGTTGTGCACAATGAGGAGCGGCCTTTCCGCTGCGATCTCTGCGAGGCTTCTTTCAAGCGACACTCGGACTTCAAGAGCCACCGTTTGGTGCACACAGAGGAGCGTCCCTTCCGATGCGAGCTCTGTGGGAAGCGTTTCAAACGTTCTTCTAACCTCCAGGAGCACCGGCGCATCCATACGGGTGAACGTCCCTTCCATTGCGCCTGTTGTGACAAGAGCTTCAAGACACCTTACGAGCTGCAGCGTCATACCCTGACCCACTGCACCGAGAAACCCTTCAAGTGCGCAGATTGTGGGAAGGATTTCCCCACTTCCAATGCTCTCCTCCTGCACCAGAGGCAGCACTGCGACGACAAGCCCCACGTCTGCGGTGTCTGCGGTAAGAAGTTCACCTATGGCCACAGCCTCAAGGTTCACGAGCGTGTGCACACGGGTGACCGCCCCTTCGTCTGCCCGCTCTGTGGAAAAGGTTTCAAGCAGTCCAATGCACTTTCCTCTCATGAACGTGTGCACACAGGGGAGCGGCCCTTTGTCTGCAAAACCTGCGGGAAGGCCTTCAAGCAGTCGTCCTACCTCGTGATCCATGAGCGGGCACACACTGGGGAGCGACCCTACAAATGCGAAGCGTGTGGGAAAGCCTTTGCCCGCCCctccttgctgctgcagcatcatcGTGTGCACAGCCAGGAGCGGCCCTACAAATGCAGCTTCTGCCACAAGTTCTTCAAGGACTTGGCCTACCTGGCAGTGCATGAGAAGGTGCACACAGGCGAGACCCCCTACAAGTGCAGTGTCTGCGACAAGGGCTTTGCTCACCCCTCCaacctgctgcagcaccagcgCGTGCACCGTGATGGCTGA
- the LOC100550725 gene encoding deleted in malignant brain tumors 1 protein, which translates to MLQFTKSWMGGVCIVPLITAEAEACRVAAPNSHPSTMPVHYMTYKGIKFPPAYNSMHSLSFAHNEFLVRDDDVFNITYPKSGTVWMTEILSLIRSHGHPSWNQSVLNSDRMPWFSTRLGLEAALSYPSPRLLTCHLPRHIFPKSFSHSTAKVIYTLRDPRDVVVSYFYFCQMCNSYEDPVSFEQFLMDFLSGECKCGSVSPESEELRLVSDHGRCAGRVEVLHNGIWGTVCGDNWDAHDGQVVCRQLSCGTLLSVSRGARHGEGTGPIWLDDVNCTGTEAALSECQARPWGHHNCVHMEDASVECSESHISKIGRLQLLDGPSRCAGRVEVLHDQRWGTICDDGWDLADANVVCRQLGCGTAVLATKAAHYGRGQDTIWLDEVNCTGTEESIFDCEASAWGVNNCYHGEDAGVLCSDSGVSISMELRLVNGSTRCNGRVEVFHNDTWAALCDDGWGMSEAQVVCRQLGCGEALLAPVGSHFGQGSGQMWPGTINCTGSESALFTCKTRQWSNSTCHLRTSAGVVCSEGDQIRLVNYRSRCAGRVEILHNKQWGTVCDKNWDLLDANVVCRQLGCGRALSATGQAQFGQGSGIVWLDGVNCTGFEYSLSACLAKPWGITNCDHWADAGVVCSDSIIPEPAHLRLVNGSHHCAGQVEVFHEEMWGAVCDHGWDKKDAEVVCRQLGCGTALSASGEAHLDAGSLRVWLDNVSCEGTELSLTKCRASPWGKSSCSRGKHASVVCSGSVVSSFAPVRLVDGPGRCAGRLEVFHKEQWGTVCDDSWEFTDAAVVCRQLDCGAVISTPPRAYFGQGQGPMWLDDVNCTGTEAALSECKFKGWGIHNCYHHEVVSVVCSGKHCPSHSSKHS; encoded by the exons ATGTTGCAATTCACCAAATCTTGGATGGGAGGGGTATGCATCGTTCCACTGATTACTGCAGAAGCCGAG GCCTGCAGAGTTGCAGCACCCAATTCCCATCCAAGCACGATGCCGGTGCACTACATGACCTACAAAGGCATTAAATTCCCTCCTGCCTACAACTCCATGCACAGCTTGAGTTTTGCCCACAACGAGTTCCTGGTGCGGGACGACGACGTCTTCAACATCACCTACCCTAAATCTG GCACCGTGTGGATGACTGAGATCCTGAGCCTCATTCGCAGCCATGGCCACCCCAGCTGGAACCAAAGTGTCCTCAATTCTGACCGCATGCCTTGGTTCTCAACCCGCCTGGGTCTGGAGGCAGCCCTCAGCTACCCCTCACCTCGCCTGCTGACCTGCCACCTCCCCAGGCACATCTTCCCCAAGTCTTTCTCCCATTCCACTGCCAAG GTTATCTACACCCTACGGGATCCTCGAGATGTTGTTGTCTCCTACTTCTACTTCTGCCAGATGTGCAACAGCTATGAGGACCCCGTGTCCTTTGAGCAGTTCTTGATGGACTTTCTCAGTGGAGAGTGTAAGTGTG GTTCAGTGTCTCCAGAGTCGGAGGAACTCCGCCTGGTCAGTGACCATGGCCGCTGTGCTGGGCGAGTGGAGGTGCTCCACAATGGGATATGGGGGACGGTGTGTGGTGACAACTGGGATGCCCATGATGGCCAGGTTGTGTGCCGGCAGCTAAGCTGTGGAACATTGCTGTCGGTCTCACGAGGGGCTCGGCACGGAGAAGGAACAGGACCGATCTGGTTGGATGATGTCAACTGCACAGGGACAGAAGCTGCCCTTTCCGAATGCCAGGCCAGGCCGTGGGGACATCACAATTGTGTCCACATGGAGGATGCCAGCGTGGAGTGCTCAG AATCCCACATCTCCAAGATCGGTCGGCTCCAGCTGCTCGATGGTCCCAGCCGCTGCGCGGGAAGAGTGGAGGTGCTCCATGACCAAAGATGGGGCACCATCTGTGATGATGGCTGGGATCTGGCTGATGCTAATGTGGTGTGCCGGCAACTGGGCTGCGGAACAGCAGTGCTGGCCACTAAAGCGGCTCACTATGGGAGAGGCCAAGACACCATCTGGTTGGATGAGGTGAACTGCACTGGTACGGAGGAATCCATCTTTGACTGCGAGGCAAGTGCATGGGGAGTCAACAACTGCTACCATGGAGAGGATGCTGGAGTGCTATGTTCAG ATTCAGGGGTTTCTATTTCAATGGAGCTTCGCCTGGTCAACGGTTCAACTCGCTGCAATGGCAGGGTTGAGGTCTTTCACAACGACACCTGGGCAGCTTTGTGTGACGACGGCTGGGGGATGTCTGAGGCTCAAGTGGTGTGTaggcagctgggctgtggtgAAGCACTGTTGGCTCCTGTTGGGTCTCATTTTGGCCAAGGATCTGGACAGATGTGGCCAGGCACCATAAACTGCACAGGCTCAGAAAGTGCCCTCTTTACATGCAAGACAAGACAATGGAGCAACAGCACATGTCATCTTCGGACATCAGCTGGTGTGGTGTGTTCAG AGGGTGACCAGATCCGGCTGGTGAATTACAGGAGCCGCTGTGCCGGCAGGGTCGAGATCTTACACAACAAGCAGTGGGGAACTGTGTGTGACAAAAACTGGGATTTGCTGGATGCCAATGTGGtgtgcaggcagctgggctgtgggagaGCGCTGTCAGCCACTGGACAGGCTCAGTTTGGCCAAGGGTCCGGAATCGTGTGGCTGGATGGGGTGAATTGCACAGGGTTTGAGTACTCACTATCTGCCTGCTTGGCCAAGCCATGGGGAATCACTAATTGTGACCACTGGGCAGATGCTGGCGTGGTATGCTCAG ACTCGATCATCCCAGAGCCTGCTCATCTCCGACTGGTGAATGGCTCACATCACTGTGCTGGCCAAGTTGAAGTGTTTCACGAGGAGATGTGGGGAGCTGTGTGTGATCACGGCTGGGATAAAAAAGATGCTGAGGTTGTGTGCCGGCAGCTGGGCTGCGGGACAGCGCTGTCAGCCTCAGGTGAAGCACACTTGGATGCTGGATCTCTGCGCGTGTGGTTGGACAATGTGAGCTGCGAGGGAACAGAACTATCTCTTACGAAATGCAGAGCGAGCCCATGGGgaaagagcagctgcagccgTGGAAAGCATGCTAGTGTTGTGTGCTCAG GCTCGGTTGTTTCCAGTTTTGCCCCAGTTCGACTGGTGGACGGCCCAGGTCGCTGTGCTGGGAGACTGGAAGTGTTTCACAAAGAGCAATGGGGAACGGTGTGTGATGACAGCTGGGAGTTCACAGATGCTGCAGTGGTGTGCCGGCAGCTGGACTGTGGGGCAGTAATATCAACTCCACCGAGGGCTTACTTTGGGCAAGGACAGGGACCCatgtggctggatgacgtcaACTGCACAGGGACAGAAGCTGCCCTCTCTGAATGCAAGTTCaagggatggggtatccacaactgTTATCACCATGAAGTTGTCAGTGTGGTGTGCTCAGGTAAACATTGCCCATCACACAGCAGCAAGCATTCCTGA
- the LOC104909720 gene encoding uncharacterized serine/threonine-protein kinase SBK3, translating to MAEPEEDEEDNAAALEQLMVQAGRALQWQELEEQFCVLGELGSGTYGHVVLTEPRDGGSPVVLKLMLKERTERRAFLREYCIARCLSGHAACIHALPLAFENSTHFAFGQELAPAGDLCNLLTPGEGLPEVLVKRCASQLAEALDFMHSRALVHRDVKLDNVLLFDHECRRVKLADFGLTRLQGSEIGAMSGALPYAPPELCLLQGSDTLELDSSLDVWAFAVLLFCLCTGCFPWAVAASPDPQFEAFSAWQGDTVGREAPKSWGGFECGAQEMLQRLLRLDPDRRSPAIEVHKYLALPWLAAPSGRDRTDGADGPGAVDGDGRGGGDGDSDGVVDGGPQSPLARGSGDDGECGDSSYGEGSSVPATPASAMALCH from the exons ATGGCAGAGCCggaagaggatgaggaggaCAACGCGGCAGCTTTGGAGCAGCTGATGGTGCAGGCAGGCCGGGCACTGCAgtggcaggagctggaggagcagtTCTGCGTGCTGGGCGAGCTGGGCAGCGGAACCTATGGCCATGTGGTGCTCACTGAGCCCCGGGATGGTG GCTCGCCGGTGGTCCTCAAGCTGATGCTGAAGGAACGGACAGAACGACGGGCATTCCTGCGGGAGTATTGCATAGCACGGTGCCTCTCTGGTCACGCTGCCTGCATCCATGCCCTGCCCCTTGCCTTTGAGAACTCCACACATTTTGCCTTTGGGCAGGAGCTGGCTCCCGCTGGGGACTTGTGCAACCTTCTCACACCAGGG GAGGGCCTGCCCGAGGTGCTGGTAAAGCGCTGCGCTTCTCAGCTGGCCGAGGCGCTGGATTTCATGCACAGCCGGGCCCTGGTGCACCGGGATGTCAAGCTGGACAACGTGCTGCTCTTCGACCACGAGTGCCGCCGTGTGAAGCTGGCTGACTTTGGGCTCACCCGCCTGCAGGGTTCGGAAATTGGTGCCATGTCTGGCGCGCTGCCCTACGCTCCGCCGgagctctgcttgctgcagggctctgacacACTGGAGCTGGACTCCAGCTTGGATGTTTGGgcttttgctgtgctgctcttctgcCTCTGCACTGGCTGCTTCCCTTGGGCTGTAGCTGCCAGTCCTGACCCCCAGTTTGAAGCCTTCAGCGCTTGGCAGGGTGACACGGTGGGACGGGAGGCACCAAAGTCTTGGGGTGGCTTTGAGTGCGGGGcacaggagatgctgcagcGCCTGCTGCGGCTCGACCCTGACCGCCGCAGCCCAGCCATCGAGGTGCACAAGTACCTGGCCCTGCCCTGGCTGGCAGCACCCAGCGGCAGGGATCGGACCGATGGCGCCGATGGGCCGGGGGCGGTGGATGGTGATGGACGTGGAGGGGGGGATGGTGATTCAGATGGAGTGGTGGATGGTGGCCCTCAGTCGCCCCTTGCTCGGGGTTCAGGGGATGATGGGGAGTGCGGTGACAGCAGTTATGGGGAGGGGAGCAGCGTGCCCGCAACACCCGCCAGCGCCATGGCCCTGTGCCACTAG